In one Nicotiana sylvestris chromosome 8, ASM39365v2, whole genome shotgun sequence genomic region, the following are encoded:
- the LOC104221615 gene encoding heat stress transcription factor A-8: protein MVKSFENVAPFLLKCYEMVEDESTDSLISWDQSDNNFIIWDVPKFSSQLLPKYFKHSNFSSFVRQLNIYGFHKTDTDRWEFANDSFLKGQKHLLKNIVRRKQSSVVQKKSSQKEESKSCKFEENKSLELWEEVENLKTDKNVLTEELVKLRQHQQNSESKLILLREQLKVMEKHQQQMLSFIVMAMQSPNFLVQFFQPKENNWRVNENGNNILSDVEDYSEDTPSDRAIVRYHPPTHEAAEPLCAELETAVDTQKPMELDLSCDEIKDLFSNIDFFSGLMDEKLLSFENSVPLTLPDLPDDEDMLEQLLLSQPITENKEDE from the exons ATGGTGAAATCATTTGAGAATGTGGCGCCATTCTTGTTGAAGTGCTATGAGATGGTGGAGGATGAGTCAACGGACAGCTTGATTTCTTGGGATCAATCTGATAACAATTTCATCATATGGGATGTTCCTAAATTCTCATCTCAATTGCTTCCTAAATACTTCAAGCATAGCAACTTCTCTAGCTTCGTTCGCCAACTCAACATCTAT GGTTTCCATAAAACAGATACAGATAGATGGGAGTTTGCGAATGATAGCTTTCTCAAAGGCCAAAAGCATTTATTAAAGAATATTGTAAGAAGGAAACAGTCCAGTGTAGTCCAAAAGAAATCATCCCAGAAGGAGGAGAGCAAGTCttgtaaatttgaagaaaataagaGTCTTGAACTGTGGGAAGAAGTTGAGAATCTCAAGACCGATAAGAATGTGCTCACAGAGGAGTTAGTCAAGCTCAGGCAACACCAGCAGAATTCAGAGAGCAAATTAATACTTCTTAGAGAACAGCTAAAAGTTATGGAGAAACATCAGCAACAGATGCTTTCCTTCATTGTGATGGCTATGCAAAGCCCAAACTTTTTGGTTCAGTTCTTCCAGCCCAAGGAAAACAATTGGCGCGTgaatgaaaatggtaataatataCTGAGTGATGTTGAAGATTATTCTGAAGATACGCCATCTGATCGAGCAATTGTGAGGTATCATCCTCCCACTCATGAAGCTGCGGAGCCCCTATGTGCTGAACTTGAAACTGCCGTGGATACTCAGAAACCTATGGAGCTCGATCTTTCCTGTGATGAAATAAAGGATCTGTTTTCCAATATAGATTTCTTTTCGGGGTTAATGGATGAAAAACTGCTTTCTTTTGAAAATAGCGTCCCTCTTACTTTGCCAGATTTGCCTGATGACGAGGACATGTTGGAACAGCTGCTTTTGTCCCAGCCAATAACAGAGAATAAAGAAGATGAATAG